The following proteins come from a genomic window of Corynebacterium crudilactis:
- the mtrB gene encoding MtrAB system histidine kinase MtrB: MVDKWRTSLQVRVLGSIFTASAIVMLLLGLGMLTVFTQRLVDQKIDIASSEIDRARVIVEDQIAASGASTSVQSRVNSARAALSSLGTSGGTEANAAYDPVVLINNDEVVVSPEGFQIPERLRYFVSENQVSYQFSNIDQGDGSSYHALIIGTPTESDIPNLQVYLVFSMESDEASLALMRGLLSAALLIVVVLLVGIAWLATQQVTAPVRSASRIAERFAQGKLRERMVVEGEDEMARLAVSFNAMAESLSAQIAQLEEYGNLQRQFTSDVSHELRTPLTTVRMAADLIADSEDELSPGARRASQLMNRELDRFESLLSDLLEISRHDAGVAELSAAKHDVRIPVRSALEQVQHLATELDVELVLDMPEESVYIHGDSRRIERIIRNLLANAIDHSKGLPVELKVAVNDEAIAIAVTDHGVGLKPGQDELVFNRFWRADPSRVRHSGGTGLGLAISREDAVLHGGNLDAAGTIGVGSIFRLVLPVQPHGNYRASPIPLTAPEKPWEGEQQ; the protein is encoded by the coding sequence ATTGTAGATAAATGGCGCACGTCACTGCAGGTTCGTGTGCTCGGCTCCATCTTCACAGCATCCGCCATCGTGATGCTGCTGCTGGGGCTGGGCATGTTGACCGTATTCACACAGCGATTAGTGGATCAAAAAATCGATATCGCAAGCTCTGAGATCGATCGAGCGCGAGTAATTGTCGAAGATCAGATCGCCGCATCCGGTGCCTCTACATCTGTGCAATCGCGAGTCAATTCAGCCCGTGCAGCCCTATCTAGTTTGGGCACCAGCGGTGGCACGGAAGCCAATGCCGCGTATGACCCCGTGGTGCTGATCAACAACGATGAAGTCGTGGTCTCGCCAGAAGGCTTTCAAATCCCGGAACGGCTGCGCTATTTCGTTTCGGAAAACCAAGTCTCATACCAATTTTCCAATATTGATCAAGGCGACGGATCGTCCTATCACGCGTTGATTATCGGTACGCCAACCGAAAGTGATATCCCAAACCTCCAGGTCTACCTGGTGTTTTCTATGGAAAGCGATGAAGCCTCCCTTGCTTTGATGCGAGGATTGCTCTCTGCGGCACTTCTTATCGTGGTGGTGCTTCTAGTCGGCATCGCGTGGTTGGCTACCCAACAAGTCACGGCTCCGGTGAGATCGGCGAGCCGGATTGCCGAGCGCTTTGCTCAAGGAAAACTCCGTGAACGCATGGTTGTTGAAGGCGAAGATGAGATGGCCCGATTAGCTGTGTCCTTCAATGCGATGGCTGAATCCTTATCTGCACAGATCGCGCAGTTGGAAGAATATGGCAATCTGCAAAGGCAGTTCACTTCCGATGTTTCGCATGAGCTGCGTACTCCACTGACAACGGTGCGTATGGCAGCAGATCTTATTGCCGACAGCGAAGATGAGCTATCTCCAGGCGCTCGACGCGCCAGCCAGTTGATGAATAGGGAATTGGATCGCTTTGAATCTTTGCTGAGTGATCTGTTGGAGATTTCTCGACATGATGCAGGCGTAGCGGAGCTCTCTGCTGCGAAACACGATGTGCGCATTCCAGTGCGTTCCGCATTGGAACAAGTCCAGCATTTGGCCACTGAGCTAGATGTCGAATTAGTGTTGGATATGCCAGAGGAATCCGTTTATATCCATGGAGATTCCCGGCGCATTGAAAGAATCATCCGCAATTTGCTGGCGAATGCGATCGACCACTCTAAAGGCCTACCAGTTGAGCTGAAGGTAGCTGTCAATGATGAAGCTATTGCGATCGCTGTTACCGATCATGGTGTGGGACTTAAACCAGGACAAGACGAATTAGTGTTTAACCGTTTCTGGCGAGCAGATCCTTCTAGAGTTCGACATTCTGGTGGCACCGGATTAGGTTTGGCAATCTCTCGGGAGGATGCTGTGCTACACGGCGGAAATCTCGATGCCGCCGGCACCATAGGTGTGGGATCAATCTTCAGGTTGGTGTTGCCGGTGCAGCCACATGGAAATTATCGTGCATCTCCAATCCCGTTAACCGCACCAGAAAAACCATGGGAAGGCGAGCAGCAATGA
- the mtrA gene encoding two-component system response regulator MtrA yields the protein MSQKILVVDDDPAISEMLTIVLSAEGFDTVAVTDGALAVETASREQPDLILLDLMLPGMNGIDICRAIRQESAVPIIMLTAKTDTVDVVLGLESGADDYVNKPFKAKELVARIRARLRATVEGPSEIIEVGDLSIDVPAHTVKRGGAEISLTPLEFDLLLELARKPQQVFTREELLGKVWGYRHASDTRLVNVHVQRLRAKIEKDPENPQIVLTVRGVGYKTGLND from the coding sequence ATGTCGCAGAAAATTCTCGTCGTTGATGATGATCCCGCAATCTCCGAGATGCTCACCATTGTGCTCAGCGCAGAAGGCTTTGACACCGTAGCTGTCACTGACGGAGCCCTCGCCGTGGAAACCGCTTCCCGGGAACAACCGGATCTGATTTTGCTTGACTTGATGCTTCCAGGCATGAATGGCATCGACATCTGTCGCGCAATTCGCCAAGAATCCGCCGTACCAATCATCATGCTCACCGCCAAGACCGACACCGTAGATGTGGTGCTCGGCTTGGAATCCGGTGCTGATGATTATGTGAACAAGCCTTTCAAAGCGAAAGAGCTTGTCGCGCGCATCAGAGCTCGCCTCCGCGCCACCGTTGAGGGGCCAAGCGAAATCATCGAGGTGGGCGATCTATCCATCGATGTTCCAGCACACACCGTCAAACGCGGCGGCGCTGAGATTTCCTTGACCCCACTGGAGTTCGATCTGTTGCTCGAACTCGCCCGCAAACCACAGCAGGTATTTACCCGCGAAGAATTGCTGGGCAAAGTGTGGGGCTACCGCCACGCATCCGATACTCGACTAGTAAATGTTCACGTTCAGCGTCTGCGCGCCAAGATCGAAAAAGATCCAGAAAACCCGCAGATCGTCCTCACCGTTCGCGGCGTCGGCTACAAAACTGGACTCAACGACTAA
- a CDS encoding dTMP kinase yields the protein MIVSIEGIDGAGKNTLVSALTQVIDVKVLAFPRYETSIHAQLAAEALHGRMGDLTDSAYGMATLFALDRHFAIEELNAPGVVLLDRYVASNAAYTAARLLDDDAPQWVSDLEFGRLGIPRPTLQVLLDTPAEVAQDRAKRREALDASRTRDRYESDSGLQERTAQQYRRLAAQNWESPWIVAAPDEDPGHVAQRIAEFLGTIN from the coding sequence ATGATTGTCAGTATTGAGGGAATCGATGGCGCCGGCAAAAACACCCTGGTTTCGGCTTTAACGCAGGTCATTGATGTAAAAGTCCTTGCTTTCCCACGTTATGAAACCTCGATTCATGCCCAGCTCGCCGCGGAAGCCTTGCACGGCCGGATGGGCGACCTCACCGATAGTGCCTACGGCATGGCTACGCTTTTTGCCCTCGATCGCCATTTCGCGATCGAGGAATTAAACGCGCCTGGCGTGGTGCTGCTCGACCGGTACGTCGCCTCCAACGCGGCTTATACTGCCGCACGTTTGCTTGACGACGACGCCCCACAGTGGGTATCAGATCTAGAATTTGGACGACTCGGCATTCCGCGCCCTACGCTTCAAGTTTTGTTGGATACCCCCGCGGAGGTAGCGCAGGATAGAGCAAAACGTCGAGAAGCGCTTGACGCCTCGCGCACCAGGGACCGCTATGAATCGGATTCGGGGCTGCAGGAACGCACAGCTCAGCAGTATCGCCGCTTAGCTGCGCAAAACTGGGAATCACCGTGGATAGTGGCTGCCCCCGACGAAGATCCCGGCCACGTTGCGCAGAGAATCGCAGAATTCCTGGGTACTATTAATTAA